The Microbacterium schleiferi genome contains the following window.
TCGCGTTCCTCATCCTCGCGACGTTCCTTGGGCTGAACATTGGCGCGGTCGTCCTCATCCACGAAGGCTCCACCCTGATCGTGGTTGTCAACGCGCTCCGCTTGCTCAACTTTGAGCGCGGCAAGGAGCACCACGGCATCGACCACGAAGACAGGCCGAACGCGTAAGCCGCAATCCGGCTGAGCGAGCCGCCTGCGCGCGGCTATGTCGCCCAGCAGGATTGCACGGTGCCGGTCGTTGGCTGCGCGACGGTACGGATTGTCTCCACGAGGGCTCGCGTGATCTGCGCGGACGCGGGGTATTCGATGACACGCCAACCGACGATGCCGAAGTCCTCGTCCAGCGCCTGCACAGCACACGCGAACGTTGTCTCGGCGGGTGGGGTGACCTGGAAGGACACCCTCACGGTGCGGGCATCGACCAGCTCATAACCGGTCTCGTTGAATCCGACGTCGTCGATCGCATTCGAGATGGTCAGCCAGGAAAGCCCCACGATAGAAAGGGCAGCTACCGTCGCGACGGTGATCCAGAATACGTGGCGGCGGAGGGGCCGCGGGGTACGACCGTACCGGTCGGCGAGTTCTTCCTTCGTAGTCATGCGGTGCGCTCTACCTGCGGCTGCGAGCGTCTCGGTGGGCGAGCTCGACGAGGCGTGCGTTGTAGGCCTCGAGTTCGGCGTCGCCGGTGCGGTCGGCGTGTCGATCTCGCCGCTTGGTCTCGCGGGCGTCGCTGCGACTCCACTGGATCGCGACGGTGATCGCGAGAATCAAGGTGGGGATCTCACCGATCGACCAGGCGATGCCGCCGCCGGTGTATTGATCCTCGAGCGGTGTGGCACCCCAGGTGCGACCCATCGCGCCGAACCAGTCGGCGACCATCAGCCCCGACTGCATCATGATGGCGATGCCGAAGAACGCGTGCATCGCCATCACGCCGATGAGCAGCAGCAGCCTGCCGGCGTAGGGAAGCCGCCACGGCACCGGGTCGATGCCGATTAGGGAGAGCGCGAACAGGTAGCCGGTGATGAGGAAGTGCGCGATCATCCACTGGTGGCCGAGGTGGTCGTACAGCGACCAGCGGAACAGGTCGGTGTAGTAGAAAACCCACAGTGAGCCGATGAACAGGGCGGCAGCGACGAACGGGTTCGTCAGGATGCGGGCGACGGGCGAATGCACCGCCCACAGGATCCACTCGCGCCCGCCGCGGGTGCCGTCGTCGCGTTTGCGGATTGCCCGGGCGGCGAGCGTCACCGGGGCGCCGGCGACTAGCAGCACCGGGATCGCCATCGTGAGCAGCATGTGGCCCACCATGTGGATGCTGAATAGGTAGCCCTGGTAGACGTTGACGACTCCGCCGGTGACCCAGACCAGCAGCACCATGCCGGCGATCCACATGATCGTGCGATACGCCGGCCACGCGTCGCCGCGGCGACGCAGCCGCCACACACCGGCAAGGTAGAAGAAGATCGCGAATCCGGCGAGCACCGCCCACAATAGGTCCACGTTCCACGTGGTGACCCACCGTTCGATCGTGAGTTCCGGGGGCAGCGGCGCGCCGGTGAGTCGTTCCGCCGGCGAGCGGGTCTCGGGAAGCGGGGCCGGGTTCGGTGGCGGGGTGCGGGCCAGCGCTGCGGCGGCGCCGCTGGCCACGCCCATCAGCGCCAGCTCGAACGCGATCAGCATCCAGAAAGGCCGGGATGCCGCATCTGAGCTGCGCATCCTGCCGATCAGGCTGGTGCGGTACCACGCCCCGAAGAGGCCGAGGCCGACGAGCGCGACGACCTTGACGCCCAAGATCGCGCCATAGGGCGAGAGCAGATCGGACCACTCCTGCAGGCCGATGGCGGCGCGCACGGTGCCGGACACGGCCACGAGCACGAAAGCGGCCAGAGCGATGCTCGAGTAGCGGGCGACGACATCGGGGATGCGGTGACGGTCGAGGGCCGGACGGACGGCGATGAGCAGCAGGAGCCCACCGAGCCACACGGCGGCGCCGATGATGTGCAGGATGAGCGCCATCATCGCCTCGTGGTGGAAGGCGTCGTCGCCGGAGTGCCCCTGCGTGCCCATCGGCACGAGCGAGGCCACCGCCACCAGGGCGACCAAAAGCGTTCCCGCCCAGGACCGCACGGCGAATGTCAGGACGGTGAGTGCGGCGCCGGCGACCGTCGTGATCAGCCATGTCCTGCCGACCTCGAGCTCGACGAGGAACCGGCCGAGCTGGGCACCGAACTGGGGGCCGGCGTCGATGGCCGGGTTGAACACGCTGAGGAACGTGAGGAACCCGGTCGTGCCCGCGGCCACGGTGAACACGGCGGCAGAGATCGACGCGGTGTCGAGGGCGACGTCGAACGCGCTTTCCCCGGCCCGCAGCGTAAACAACGCAGTCACGAGCACACCGACCATGCCCGCGGCCGCGAGATTCACGACCAGTTTCGCGACCGGAAGCCCCCAGCGCACGGCAGGGCCGGCGTCGCCTAGCGGGATCTGCGCTGCACCTCCACCGAACCACAACGCCCCGACCAAGGCGATGAGTGCGACCCCGACGAGGATCGCAGGACCGGCGATCCCCAAGACGCGAGGACTCATTCCCGTCGCGGGTGGCGGGACCACTGTCCGCGTTTAAGGTTGTCCGCACGCTTGATGGCGGAAATCGCGGGTATCGAGGACATCTGCGTGCTTTCGGTTCGGGCAAGCGGTCGGAGCAGGGGTGCGGGGTCAGGTGAGCCCGGAGTAGGAGTGCAGGCCCTGGAAGAACATGTTCACGATCGTGAAGTTGAACAGCACCGCGACGAACCCGATGATGGACAGCCAGGCGGAGCGGGTGCCGCGCCAGCCGCGCGTCGCGCGGGCGTGGATGTAGCCGGCGTAGAGAACCCAGATCACGAACGTCCACACCTCCTTGACATCGAAGCCCCAGTAGCGGCCCCAGGAGTCGTTGGCCCAGATCGCGCCGGCGATCAGGGTAAAGGTCCAGAACACGAACCCCACGATCGCGAACCGGTACGCGAGGGACTCGAGCGCGTCGGCGGTGGGCAGAGTGCGCAGGAACCCGGGACCGGCTGCGCGGGCAGTGTCCGAGGATGCTCGGGCGCGGCGCTCCCGGCGGGCCTGCAGGAGCTGGGTGATGGAGATGCCGCAGGCGATCGCGAACAGCGCTGTGGCCAGGGAGGCGACGAAGACGTGGATGATCAGCCACACGCTCTTGAGCGGATCCATCAGCGGGACGACCTCGACGTAGAACGAGATCGTCGCCCCGCCCAGCAGCAGCACGATCATGCCGACTAGGAACGCGCCGAGGAAGCGGAGGTCGTAACGGCGCAGCACCAGCAGGTAGACGGCGACGATCAGGACCGTACCGGTCAGCGCGAACTCGTACATGTTCGCCCACGGCACCCGCTCCGCGGCGATCCCGCGCAGGATGGTGCCGGCCAGGTGAAACAGGAACGCGAGGACCG
Protein-coding sequences here:
- the ccsB gene encoding c-type cytochrome biogenesis protein CcsB, whose product is MTGTDALSLDSISLLLVWTAIATYLLAFIAYTLDLAGRSVPASVAQREPALAGAPARAGQQTDNAESGSVDSVRTPPAQRQRLLWARIGTSLTVLAFLFHLAGTILRGIAAERVPWANMYEFALTGTVLIVAVYLLVLRRYDLRFLGAFLVGMIVLLLGGATISFYVEVVPLMDPLKSVWLIIHVFVASLATALFAIACGISITQLLQARRERRARASSDTARAAGPGFLRTLPTADALESLAYRFAIVGFVFWTFTLIAGAIWANDSWGRYWGFDVKEVWTFVIWVLYAGYIHARATRGWRGTRSAWLSIIGFVAVLFNFTIVNMFFQGLHSYSGLT
- a CDS encoding DUF4307 domain-containing protein, with protein sequence MTTKEELADRYGRTPRPLRRHVFWITVATVAALSIVGLSWLTISNAIDDVGFNETGYELVDARTVRVSFQVTPPAETTFACAVQALDEDFGIVGWRVIEYPASAQITRALVETIRTVAQPTTGTVQSCWAT
- a CDS encoding cytochrome c oxidase assembly protein — its product is MSPRVLGIAGPAILVGVALIALVGALWFGGGAAQIPLGDAGPAVRWGLPVAKLVVNLAAAGMVGVLVTALFTLRAGESAFDVALDTASISAAVFTVAAGTTGFLTFLSVFNPAIDAGPQFGAQLGRFLVELEVGRTWLITTVAGAALTVLTFAVRSWAGTLLVALVAVASLVPMGTQGHSGDDAFHHEAMMALILHIIGAAVWLGGLLLLIAVRPALDRHRIPDVVARYSSIALAAFVLVAVSGTVRAAIGLQEWSDLLSPYGAILGVKVVALVGLGLFGAWYRTSLIGRMRSSDAASRPFWMLIAFELALMGVASGAAAALARTPPPNPAPLPETRSPAERLTGAPLPPELTIERWVTTWNVDLLWAVLAGFAIFFYLAGVWRLRRRGDAWPAYRTIMWIAGMVLLVWVTGGVVNVYQGYLFSIHMVGHMLLTMAIPVLLVAGAPVTLAARAIRKRDDGTRGGREWILWAVHSPVARILTNPFVAAALFIGSLWVFYYTDLFRWSLYDHLGHQWMIAHFLITGYLFALSLIGIDPVPWRLPYAGRLLLLIGVMAMHAFFGIAIMMQSGLMVADWFGAMGRTWGATPLEDQYTGGGIAWSIGEIPTLILAITVAIQWSRSDARETKRRDRHADRTGDAELEAYNARLVELAHRDARSRR